Proteins encoded within one genomic window of Pongo pygmaeus isolate AG05252 chromosome 6, NHGRI_mPonPyg2-v2.0_pri, whole genome shotgun sequence:
- the LOC129040194 gene encoding tricarboxylate transport protein A, mitochondrial-like, with protein sequence MDPLVAAVFGTIVGAASVLGNAPLDGIETRMRGLEQHKCGTHRPTAADPEEGGAQGPLQRHCPPPGPLDRVSLDVTRDKGNSIYPLPGGGEAAQQCGGRTKPRGVMREPPRHLQSGHHPCLT encoded by the coding sequence ATGGACCCGCTGGTCGCTGCGGTCTTCGGAACCATTGTGGGCGCAGCCAGTGTCTTGGGAAACGCTCCTCTGGATGGGATCGAGACCCGGATGCGGGGCCTGGAGCAGCACAAATGCGGAACACACCGGCCTACGGCTGCAGATCCTGAGGAAGGAGGGGCTCAAGGACCTCTACAACGGCACTGTCCCCCGCCTGGGCCGCTGGACCGCGTCTCCCTGGATGTGACCAGGGATAAGGGTAACAGTATTTATCCTCTACCAGGCGGTGGAGAAGCTGCACAACAGTGTGGAGGACGGACTAAGCCCAGAGGGGTCATGAGGGAACCCCCCAGGCACCTCCAGAGCGGCCACCACCCTTGTCTCACATGA